In the Malania oleifera isolate guangnan ecotype guangnan chromosome 1, ASM2987363v1, whole genome shotgun sequence genome, one interval contains:
- the LOC131155335 gene encoding uncharacterized protein LOC131155335: MRTPPIRSSRLRSSCFCREEMDRTKAFAVAFICFVVIGVGGRSPPPPRPPPSPPPKNPYPAKHHYHHGKHVTRSVASPPQPVPALPAGVPAPVLWKQPIMLGFCTAEGMGHLNVWNSHPKNCSPGSRACRVCGNPHGLIKKYGLMSCRQRFHSNAKEIYFIKYRQGSIFGRDALVRPSWRLNELRL, encoded by the exons ATGAGAACGCCACCAATCCGCTCTTCTCGACTTAGATCCTCTTGCTTCTGTCGTGAAGAGATGGATCGCACAAAAGCCTTCGCCGTTGCATTCATCTGCTTCGTCGTGATCGGTGTCGGAGGTCGCTCTCCCCCTCCCCCTCGCCCTCCCCCTTCCCctccccctaagaatccttatcCCGCTAAGCATCATTATCACCATGGAAAGCATGTGACTCGTTCCGTCGCTTCTCCGCCGCAACCTGTGCCTGCTTTGCCTGCTGGTGTTCCTGCGCCGGTCCTTTGGAAGCAGCCGATCAT GCTAGGGTTTTGTACAGCTGAAGGAATGGGTCATTTGAATGTCTGGAACTCGCATCCAAAGAACTGCAGCCCTGGGTCTCGTGCCTGCCGAGTTTGTGGAAACCCACATGGGTTGATCAAGAAGTACGGGCTTATGTCTTGCAGGCAGCGCTTCCATAGCAATGCCAAGGAAATTTACTTCATCAAGTATCGTCAAGGGAGCATTTTTGGGAGGGATGCGTTGGTCCGCCCATCCTGGAGATTAAATGAGTTGAGACTCTAA